The proteins below are encoded in one region of Geobacter sp.:
- a CDS encoding DedA family protein encodes MQESLVNHGYPALFLLSFLASTLIPLGSEWLLIALLLKGFAPLPVVAVATAGNALGACTSYFLGLCGSRFIEEKVLRMGAQDRQRAELVFARYGSWSLLFSWLPVVGDPLCLVAGVLRVGFPRFALLVVAGKAGRYAVVAWATLQGQHIFD; translated from the coding sequence TATCCGGCCCTTTTCCTGTTGAGTTTTCTGGCATCGACCCTTATTCCGCTCGGCTCGGAATGGCTTCTGATCGCCCTGCTCCTCAAGGGGTTTGCGCCGCTCCCGGTCGTTGCGGTCGCCACTGCGGGAAATGCCCTGGGGGCCTGTACCAGCTATTTCCTGGGACTCTGCGGCAGCCGCTTCATCGAAGAGAAGGTCCTGCGCATGGGTGCACAGGATCGCCAGCGTGCGGAACTGGTATTTGCCCGCTATGGCAGCTGGTCGCTCCTCTTTAGCTGGCTGCCGGTGGTGGGTGACCCTCTCTGTCTGGTGGCCGGGGTTCTGCGGGTCGGATTCCCCCGTTTCGCACTCCTGGTCGTGGCCGGGAAGGCGGGGCGTTACGCCGTGGTGGCATGGGCAACCCTGCAGGGACAACATATTTTCGACTGA
- a CDS encoding insulinase family protein, with amino-acid sequence MISCHTLRLPNGLRLVAVEMPHLHSAELAVYLKVGGRNDSREKAGLAHFLEHMLFRGTADYATTLELETAFETIGGSVNASTDEETTCFFSRIHPRFVAEGIGIFSSMIRRPLLPGLEVERRIIIEEALEDINEQGEEINTHNLASRLLWPDHSLGMPTIGFLDTIQGIGKEDLSLHLSRHYVPSNAVVVVAGSVRPDDFFAACSARLGDWQGAPLLPPPAAPTDQSEPHALFVADSDSQVHLQLAFRGFPRLDTRIMTTRLIRRILCGGGSSRLHLSLRERLGIVYSVDASIAAYEETGSFAIELSTSPDNLERAVQEVLAETLSMAADLVPPDELERVKNGYFFDLEYSRDSTYEMQVRYGWGELMGLVRDIEEDHAEAAANDAGVVRSVAAALFAPKNLNVVVVGPWTAASRKRVERQVEDYCREWDRRVGK; translated from the coding sequence ATGATTTCTTGCCATACATTGCGACTACCCAACGGTCTGCGCCTGGTGGCGGTGGAGATGCCGCACCTGCACAGTGCCGAGCTTGCCGTCTACCTGAAGGTCGGTGGGCGCAACGACAGTCGCGAAAAAGCAGGCCTGGCCCATTTTCTCGAACACATGCTGTTTCGCGGGACAGCCGATTACGCCACGACCCTGGAACTGGAGACCGCGTTCGAGACCATCGGCGGCAGCGTGAACGCCTCGACCGACGAGGAGACCACCTGCTTTTTCTCCCGCATCCACCCCCGTTTCGTGGCCGAGGGGATCGGCATCTTCTCGTCCATGATCCGCCGTCCCCTGCTGCCCGGCCTGGAGGTCGAGCGGAGGATCATCATCGAGGAGGCGCTGGAGGATATCAACGAACAGGGGGAGGAGATCAACACCCACAATCTTGCCAGCAGGCTTCTCTGGCCCGATCATTCCCTGGGGATGCCGACCATCGGTTTTCTTGACACCATCCAGGGGATCGGCAAGGAAGACCTCAGCCTGCACCTGTCGCGTCATTATGTCCCGTCCAATGCCGTGGTGGTGGTAGCCGGCAGTGTAAGGCCGGATGATTTCTTTGCCGCCTGCAGCGCCCGACTGGGGGACTGGCAGGGTGCGCCACTTCTCCCACCACCGGCGGCACCGACCGATCAGTCAGAGCCGCACGCGCTCTTTGTCGCGGATTCGGACAGCCAGGTGCATCTGCAGCTCGCATTCCGCGGGTTCCCCCGGCTGGACACGAGGATCATGACCACCCGTCTCATCCGCCGCATCCTCTGTGGCGGCGGCAGTTCCCGGCTGCATCTGTCGCTGCGGGAGCGGCTCGGCATTGTCTATTCCGTCGATGCGAGTATAGCGGCCTACGAGGAGACCGGCTCGTTCGCCATCGAACTTTCGACTTCGCCCGACAACCTGGAACGCGCTGTTCAGGAGGTGCTGGCAGAGACCCTCAGCATGGCAGCGGACCTTGTCCCCCCTGATGAGCTCGAACGGGTGAAAAACGGCTATTTCTTCGATCTGGAATACAGTCGCGATTCGACCTACGAGATGCAGGTCCGCTATGGTTGGGGCGAGCTGATGGGGTTGGTGCGGGATATAGAAGAGGATCATGCCGAGGCTGCTGCGAACGATGCCGGAGTGGTCCGCTCCGTTGCAGCTGCCCTGTTTGCGCCGAAAAACCTGAACGTGGTGGTGGTCGGTCCCTGGACCGCGGCCAGCCGCAAGAGAGTGGAGCGCCAGGTGGAAGACTATTGCCGCGAGTGGGACCGCCGCGTGGGGAAGTGA
- a CDS encoding transglutaminase domain-containing protein, whose product MLWAAPATARQIAPLTAPPLGERWFSIAMNGERVGFVHLSIACTEGSYLITSESSAKLQVLGFSREATAREQYRLDRNLSLKSFTVEQIIDKSPLKVSGTVNGKTVKVLVETKGGTSEKTLKIKGAIYPPPVVNLYPLFQGVSTGRTYKLQMLDTEAVKVKDVTFSVVGFETLNGTKAIHLRNDLYPVVDNDIWVDRSGNTLRESVRDGLILTQAESATEARRFLLEDAVSKKDLVLDFSLVRIDREIEHQSDLKGMIIELSDLPEGIRLPEGPGQSATITAPGKVRMVMSAQPNQPEALPLAPADRTRYLSATPRINADNQEIITCQQEVLEGCTDQRQAATLLTRWVADHLADTVKDSHSAVEALQNKTGNCQSHARLYVSLARAAGIPSRMVAGLVYAAGKGFLYHSWAESYLDGWTAIDPTFGQIPADVTHIKLAEGDEPDEMAALAGIIGRVKATVIETR is encoded by the coding sequence ATGCTCTGGGCTGCGCCGGCAACGGCGCGACAGATCGCGCCTCTCACGGCCCCACCCCTGGGTGAACGCTGGTTCAGCATAGCCATGAACGGTGAACGGGTCGGGTTCGTGCACCTTTCCATCGCCTGTACGGAGGGGAGCTACCTGATCACCAGCGAGAGCAGCGCCAAGTTGCAGGTCCTGGGGTTTTCCCGCGAAGCGACAGCGCGTGAACAGTACCGGCTGGACAGGAACCTGTCACTGAAATCGTTCACAGTGGAACAGATCATTGACAAGAGCCCCCTGAAGGTCAGCGGAACCGTGAACGGCAAGACCGTGAAGGTGCTCGTGGAAACCAAGGGGGGGACATCGGAAAAGACCCTTAAGATAAAAGGGGCCATATACCCCCCACCGGTGGTAAACCTGTATCCCCTCTTCCAGGGAGTGTCCACAGGCCGTACCTATAAGCTGCAGATGCTGGACACCGAAGCGGTGAAGGTAAAGGACGTCACCTTCAGCGTTGTCGGTTTTGAGACGCTGAACGGCACGAAAGCCATCCATCTGCGCAACGATCTCTATCCGGTAGTGGATAACGACATCTGGGTGGACCGATCCGGCAATACGCTCCGGGAATCGGTCAGGGACGGCCTCATCCTGACTCAGGCGGAAAGTGCGACAGAGGCACGCCGCTTCCTGCTCGAAGACGCGGTGAGCAAGAAAGACCTGGTTCTCGATTTCAGTCTGGTGCGGATTGACCGGGAGATAGAACATCAGTCGGATCTGAAAGGCATGATCATCGAGCTGTCGGATCTGCCCGAGGGGATACGCCTGCCGGAAGGACCGGGGCAATCCGCAACCATCACGGCTCCGGGAAAGGTGCGGATGGTCATGTCGGCGCAGCCGAACCAGCCGGAAGCTCTCCCCCTTGCCCCGGCAGATCGGACCAGGTACCTCTCGGCCACTCCCCGCATCAATGCCGACAACCAGGAAATCATAACCTGCCAGCAGGAGGTCCTGGAGGGGTGCACCGATCAACGGCAGGCGGCAACGCTTTTGACCCGCTGGGTTGCCGACCACTTGGCCGACACGGTGAAGGACAGCCATTCCGCCGTTGAGGCGTTGCAGAACAAAACCGGCAACTGCCAGTCCCATGCCCGTCTCTATGTCTCCCTGGCACGGGCCGCCGGCATACCGAGCAGGATGGTGGCCGGGCTGGTCTATGCTGCCGGCAAAGGGTTCCTCTACCACAGCTGGGCGGAGAGTTACCTTGACGGCTGGACAGCCATCGACCCGACCTTCGGCCAGATTCCGGCAGACGTCACCCATATCAAGCTTGCCGAGGGGGATGAACCGGACGAGATGGCTGCACTGGCCGGCATCATCGGCAGGGTGAAAGCGACCGTCATCGAGACGCGGTAA
- a CDS encoding AAA domain-containing protein — MQPIITQTDRCRKCYSCVRSCPVKALKLEESHTEIIFERCIGCGNCLGNCPQKAKVVSDKIGVTEDYLADETPVVAVLGSSFPTFYHAISPGKLVTGLKKLGFAEVHEGAYGAELIAPAYARELETASVPLISSHCPAVVDLIERHYPRLIDNLVGVVSPMVAMGRFLKSVHGPELKVIYISSCIAAKFEIQSEDACGAIDVVLTYQELDGMFKGRGINLSVLTEQPFDGIQPHQGRLFPITAGSFRAFSIATDPLDTEVIAVTGEANVMGIISDLAAARITPRITDVRFCYHGCIGSACENKELTEFFKRKLIINHFKSELPYRTAPHYRVEREPLDISRTFSRKDVKLPIPKGADIKKILQSTNKFTRKDEMNCRACGYKTCREYAVAVFQGLANLEMCLPFNVQRLEEDRGRLIQKYELARRELDKEYGDEFIVGSDGRTREVVELIKQVGPTPTTVLIRGESGTGKELAARAIHRYSRRNDKPLVTVNCTTLTDSLLESELFGHKKGAFTGSVADKQGLFEAADGGTIFLDEIGDITPKLQAELLRVLDTGEVRPVGGTQSRKVDVRLIAATNKNLEEGIREGWFREDLFYRLNVFTIIMPPLRERSESIPLLAHHFLEKARKKLNKNIEAIEERALKSMMQYQWPGNIREMQNILERAAVLTHDEVIKLGNLPLVFAESYAEGAADVPDLRSFKNEREPHVLRVEKKLIQRYLADAGGNVSRAAELANIPRRTFYRLLDKHGLKGWRDAGAAR, encoded by the coding sequence ATGCAGCCGATCATAACGCAGACCGACAGATGCCGGAAGTGCTACTCCTGTGTCAGGAGCTGTCCGGTCAAGGCGCTCAAGCTGGAGGAAAGTCATACGGAGATCATCTTCGAGCGGTGCATCGGTTGCGGCAACTGTCTCGGGAACTGCCCGCAGAAGGCAAAGGTGGTCTCGGACAAGATCGGGGTGACCGAGGATTACCTCGCTGACGAAACCCCGGTCGTTGCAGTGCTCGGTAGCTCCTTTCCGACCTTCTACCACGCGATCAGCCCCGGCAAGCTGGTTACCGGCCTCAAGAAGCTCGGTTTTGCCGAGGTGCACGAGGGGGCCTACGGCGCCGAGTTGATCGCCCCAGCCTATGCGCGGGAGCTGGAAACCGCATCTGTCCCGCTCATCTCGTCACACTGCCCGGCAGTGGTCGACCTGATCGAGCGTCACTATCCCCGCCTCATCGACAACCTGGTCGGCGTCGTCTCACCCATGGTGGCGATGGGCCGCTTCTTGAAGAGCGTGCACGGACCTGAGCTGAAAGTCATCTATATCAGTTCATGCATAGCCGCAAAATTCGAGATCCAGTCCGAGGATGCCTGCGGCGCTATTGACGTCGTGCTTACCTATCAGGAGCTGGACGGGATGTTCAAGGGGCGCGGAATCAATCTCTCGGTGCTGACCGAACAGCCGTTCGACGGTATCCAGCCCCACCAGGGGCGGCTTTTCCCCATTACCGCCGGCTCGTTCCGGGCCTTTTCCATCGCTACCGACCCCTTGGATACGGAGGTCATTGCGGTGACCGGCGAGGCAAACGTCATGGGGATCATCAGCGACCTTGCTGCGGCGCGGATCACGCCCCGCATCACCGATGTCCGCTTCTGCTACCATGGCTGTATCGGCAGTGCCTGCGAAAACAAGGAACTCACCGAGTTTTTTAAACGGAAACTGATCATCAACCACTTCAAGAGCGAACTTCCCTATCGTACGGCACCGCACTATCGCGTCGAACGCGAACCGCTCGATATTTCGCGGACCTTTTCCCGCAAGGACGTGAAGCTGCCGATCCCCAAGGGGGCGGATATCAAGAAGATCCTGCAATCGACCAACAAGTTTACCCGCAAGGACGAAATGAATTGCCGGGCCTGTGGCTACAAGACGTGCAGGGAGTATGCGGTGGCCGTCTTTCAGGGGCTTGCCAACCTGGAGATGTGTCTCCCGTTCAACGTGCAGCGTCTGGAGGAGGATCGTGGGCGGCTGATCCAGAAATACGAGCTGGCACGGCGGGAGCTGGACAAGGAATACGGCGACGAATTCATCGTCGGGAGCGACGGCAGGACCCGCGAGGTAGTGGAGCTGATCAAGCAGGTCGGGCCGACGCCGACAACGGTGCTGATCCGCGGGGAGTCGGGAACCGGCAAGGAGTTGGCAGCCCGCGCCATCCACCGCTACAGCAGGCGCAACGACAAGCCACTGGTAACTGTGAACTGTACCACCCTGACCGATTCGCTCCTGGAGAGTGAATTGTTCGGGCACAAAAAAGGTGCGTTTACCGGTTCCGTGGCCGACAAGCAGGGGCTGTTCGAGGCTGCCGATGGCGGCACCATCTTCCTGGATGAGATCGGCGATATCACGCCGAAGCTGCAGGCCGAACTGCTGCGGGTGCTCGATACCGGCGAGGTGCGGCCAGTGGGGGGGACCCAGTCGCGCAAGGTCGATGTGCGCCTGATCGCTGCTACCAACAAGAATCTGGAAGAGGGGATTCGCGAAGGATGGTTCCGCGAGGACCTGTTTTACCGTCTCAATGTCTTTACCATCATCATGCCTCCCCTGCGTGAGCGTTCCGAGTCCATACCGCTTCTTGCCCACCATTTTCTGGAAAAGGCACGGAAAAAACTGAACAAAAACATCGAGGCCATCGAGGAGCGGGCGCTCAAATCGATGATGCAGTACCAGTGGCCCGGCAATATCAGAGAGATGCAGAATATCCTGGAGCGGGCTGCGGTGTTGACCCACGACGAGGTGATCAAGCTCGGAAACCTGCCGCTGGTTTTTGCCGAGAGTTATGCCGAGGGAGCGGCGGACGTGCCGGATCTCCGCTCATTCAAGAATGAGCGCGAACCCCATGTCCTTCGGGTCGAGAAGAAGCTGATTCAGCGTTACCTCGCCGATGCGGGGGGGAATGTCTCCCGTGCCGCGGAGCTCGCCAATATCCCGCGCCGGACTTTTTACCGTCTCCTGGACAAGCACGGGCTGAAGGGGTGGCGCGACGCCGGTGCGGCCCGTTGA
- a CDS encoding ribbon-helix-helix protein, CopG family, whose translation MGRMRENPRYNVVSMRISDEERAVLEEIMSVTNKSVSQIMREAMEMVKMRINPEFSKKAA comes from the coding sequence ATGGGAAGAATGAGGGAAAACCCGCGTTACAATGTGGTGTCGATGCGGATCAGTGACGAGGAGAGGGCTGTACTCGAAGAGATCATGAGCGTGACGAACAAGAGTGTTTCACAGATCATGCGCGAAGCCATGGAAATGGTAAAAATGCGGATCAATCCGGAGTTCAGCAAGAAAGCTGCCTGA
- a CDS encoding cysteine--tRNA ligase → MALRVYNTLTGSKEEFIPVEPGKVKMYVCGVTVYDHCHIGHARANVVFDMIYRYLRYAGYAVTYVRNYTDIDDKIINRANRDGIPWNEVAERFIGEFDRDMAALGLELPTHQPKATEHIAEIIEIVQRLIDRGHAYAVEGDVYFRVATFTDYLKLSKRNLEDMQAGARVEVDERKENPMDFALWKGAKPGEPAWESPWGPGRPGWHIECSAMSMKFLGTTFDIHGGGKDLVFPHHENEIAQSEAANGCQFVRYWLHNGFVNINAEKMSKSLGNFFTIKEVLARYDSEVLRFFLLSAHYRSPIDFCDQNLTEAGTGLERIYSALASIDAALQADAVAPAGNSSEAGQELAAKVADFPARFREAMDDDFNTALALGNIFELVRAANRLIAEANGLSSDQAELLAAARQRIREAGQVLGLFHSEPGSFLDRIKGQKMAGIEIGQEEIEQLIAERAAARKAKDFKRSDEIRDLLLARNIVLLDGAEGTTWKVK, encoded by the coding sequence ATGGCATTGCGTGTCTATAACACCCTGACCGGCAGCAAGGAAGAATTCATCCCCGTCGAACCGGGCAAGGTCAAGATGTACGTCTGCGGCGTCACGGTCTATGACCATTGCCACATCGGCCATGCCCGGGCGAACGTGGTCTTTGACATGATCTACCGCTATCTGCGCTATGCCGGTTATGCAGTGACCTATGTGCGCAACTACACCGACATCGACGACAAGATCATCAACCGGGCCAATCGCGACGGCATCCCCTGGAATGAGGTCGCGGAGCGGTTCATCGGCGAATTCGACCGCGATATGGCAGCGCTCGGCCTGGAGCTCCCCACCCATCAACCAAAGGCGACCGAGCATATCGCCGAGATCATCGAAATCGTCCAGCGCCTGATCGATCGCGGTCATGCCTATGCCGTGGAGGGGGATGTCTATTTCCGCGTCGCTACCTTTACCGACTATCTCAAACTCTCCAAGCGCAACCTGGAGGACATGCAGGCCGGCGCTCGGGTCGAAGTGGACGAGCGGAAGGAAAACCCCATGGATTTCGCCCTCTGGAAGGGGGCCAAGCCGGGCGAGCCGGCCTGGGAATCGCCTTGGGGCCCCGGTCGCCCCGGCTGGCACATCGAATGTTCTGCCATGAGCATGAAATTCCTCGGCACCACCTTCGACATCCACGGCGGCGGCAAGGACCTGGTCTTTCCCCACCATGAGAACGAAATCGCCCAGTCAGAGGCGGCCAATGGCTGCCAGTTCGTCCGTTACTGGCTCCACAACGGCTTTGTCAATATCAATGCCGAAAAGATGAGCAAGTCCCTGGGCAACTTCTTCACCATTAAGGAAGTGCTTGCTCGCTACGACAGCGAGGTCCTCCGCTTTTTCCTCCTCTCGGCCCACTACCGCTCCCCCATTGACTTCTGCGACCAGAACCTGACCGAGGCAGGAACCGGCCTGGAGCGCATCTACTCCGCCCTTGCCTCCATCGACGCGGCACTGCAGGCGGATGCCGTTGCACCGGCAGGAAACAGCAGCGAAGCCGGACAGGAGCTTGCCGCAAAGGTCGCCGATTTCCCGGCCCGCTTCCGCGAAGCCATGGACGACGACTTCAACACGGCCCTTGCCCTGGGGAACATCTTCGAACTGGTCCGGGCCGCCAACCGCCTTATTGCCGAAGCGAACGGGCTTTCCTCCGACCAGGCCGAGCTTCTCGCAGCAGCCCGGCAGCGGATCAGGGAAGCCGGTCAGGTTCTGGGGCTCTTTCACTCCGAACCGGGTTCGTTTCTGGACAGGATCAAGGGACAAAAGATGGCCGGCATTGAGATCGGCCAGGAAGAGATCGAGCAGCTGATTGCCGAGCGAGCCGCGGCGCGCAAGGCCAAGGACTTCAAGCGAAGCGACGAAATCAGGGATCTGTTGCTGGCCAGGAATATCGTGCTGCTGGATGGTGCGGAAGGAACCACCTGGAAGGTCAAGTAG
- a CDS encoding glutamine--tRNA ligase/YqeY domain fusion protein yields the protein MSDAPEKETVTPTNFLRQIVEADLASGKHTTIITRFPPEPNGYLHIGHAKSICLNFGLARDFNGRCHLRFDDTNPAKEDVEFTESIKESVHWLGFDWGEHLYYASNYFEQLYQWAEHLITAGKAYVDDLTAEEIRQHRGTLTEPGTESPYRNRSAEENLDLFRRMRSGEFADGAKVLRARIDMASPNINLRDPVLYRILHASHPHTGDAWCIYPMYDFAHGQSDAIEGITHSICTLEFEDHRPLYEWLLNNLPVPHQPRQYEFSRLNLSYTVMSKRKLMQLVQDRDVSGWDDPRMPTLVGLRRRGYTPESIRTFCERIGVGRSDSWIDMSILEESVREDLNERAPRAMAVLRPLKLVIENYPAGEDEEFIVANHPQNAEMGTRTVPFSRELWIERDDFMEEPVKGFKRLSPGQEVRLRAAYIIRCTECVKDGAGNVVEVRCTYDPETKSGLPGAERKVKGVIHWVSASHALDAEIRLYDRLFAQPNPSGDDWKQQINPDSVEILTDCKLEPSLKTAAVEQRFQFERSGYFCVDLKDSTPASPVFNRTVTLRDSWTKR from the coding sequence ATGTCAGATGCACCCGAAAAAGAGACCGTCACCCCCACCAACTTCCTGCGCCAGATCGTCGAGGCAGACCTCGCTTCAGGAAAGCACACCACCATCATCACCCGCTTTCCTCCCGAGCCAAACGGTTACCTCCATATCGGTCACGCCAAGTCGATCTGTCTCAACTTCGGCCTGGCCCGCGACTTCAACGGGCGTTGTCACCTCCGTTTCGACGACACCAACCCGGCCAAGGAAGACGTGGAGTTCACCGAGTCGATCAAGGAGAGTGTCCACTGGCTCGGATTCGACTGGGGCGAGCACCTCTACTATGCGTCGAACTATTTCGAGCAGCTCTACCAGTGGGCCGAGCACCTGATCACGGCAGGGAAAGCCTACGTGGACGATCTGACTGCCGAAGAGATCCGCCAGCACCGCGGCACCCTGACCGAACCAGGCACGGAGAGCCCCTATCGGAACAGATCGGCAGAAGAGAACCTGGATCTGTTCCGTCGGATGCGGTCCGGTGAGTTCGCCGATGGTGCCAAGGTTCTCAGGGCCAGGATCGACATGGCCTCCCCCAACATAAACCTGCGCGACCCGGTACTGTACCGTATCCTCCATGCCAGCCACCCCCATACCGGCGATGCATGGTGCATCTACCCGATGTACGACTTCGCCCACGGCCAGTCCGACGCCATCGAGGGAATCACCCACTCCATCTGCACCCTGGAGTTCGAGGACCATCGCCCGCTCTACGAATGGCTGCTCAATAACCTGCCAGTGCCCCACCAGCCGCGGCAGTACGAATTCTCCCGTCTCAACCTGTCCTATACGGTCATGAGCAAGCGCAAGCTGATGCAGCTGGTTCAGGACAGGGACGTCAGCGGTTGGGACGACCCGCGCATGCCGACCCTGGTCGGTCTGCGTCGACGGGGCTATACCCCGGAATCGATCCGCACCTTCTGCGAGCGGATCGGCGTCGGCCGGAGCGACAGCTGGATCGACATGAGCATCTTGGAGGAATCTGTCCGCGAAGACCTGAACGAAAGGGCACCACGGGCAATGGCGGTGTTGCGCCCCCTGAAGCTGGTCATCGAAAACTATCCCGCAGGGGAAGATGAAGAGTTCATTGTGGCCAACCACCCCCAGAATGCAGAGATGGGAACCAGGACGGTCCCCTTTTCCCGCGAACTCTGGATAGAACGGGACGATTTCATGGAAGAGCCGGTAAAAGGGTTCAAGCGGCTCTCGCCGGGCCAGGAGGTCCGGCTTCGGGCAGCCTACATCATCCGCTGCACCGAGTGCGTCAAGGACGGGGCAGGAAACGTGGTGGAGGTGCGCTGCACCTATGACCCGGAAACAAAGAGCGGCCTGCCCGGCGCCGAGCGGAAGGTCAAGGGGGTGATTCACTGGGTCTCGGCGTCCCATGCCCTGGACGCCGAAATCCGGCTCTATGACCGCCTGTTCGCTCAGCCGAACCCGAGCGGCGACGACTGGAAGCAGCAGATCAACCCGGACTCGGTGGAGATCCTGACCGACTGCAAACTGGAACCATCCCTGAAGACAGCCGCGGTCGAGCAGCGCTTCCAGTTCGAGCGCAGCGGCTACTTCTGCGTCGACTTGAAGGACTCCACGCCCGCTTCGCCGGTTTTCAACAGAACCGTTACCCTGCGCGACTCCTGGACCAAACGCTGA
- a CDS encoding 2-C-methyl-D-erythritol 2,4-cyclodiphosphate synthase → MRIGHGYDVHRLVEGRRLIMGGVDIPWEKGLLGHSDADVLLHAIADAILGAIGEGDIGKHFPDTDPRYKGADSLKLLEHVGNLAREKGYQLGNLDATIVAQRPKMAPHIPRMRENIARVLAAGVDRVNVKATTTEELGFCGRGEGIAAHAVALMMPSPH, encoded by the coding sequence ATGCGGATCGGACATGGCTACGATGTCCATCGCCTGGTCGAAGGACGCAGGCTGATCATGGGCGGGGTGGATATCCCCTGGGAAAAGGGGCTGCTCGGCCACTCCGACGCCGACGTCCTGCTCCACGCCATCGCCGACGCCATCCTCGGCGCCATTGGCGAAGGTGACATCGGCAAGCATTTCCCCGACACCGACCCCCGCTACAAGGGGGCCGACAGCCTGAAACTCCTTGAGCACGTGGGGAATCTGGCCCGTGAAAAGGGGTACCAGCTCGGCAATCTCGACGCCACCATTGTGGCCCAGCGGCCCAAGATGGCACCCCATATCCCCCGGATGCGGGAAAATATCGCCAGGGTCCTGGCAGCCGGGGTGGACCGGGTCAACGTGAAGGCGACCACTACCGAGGAACTCGGCTTCTGCGGCCGCGGCGAGGGAATCGCCGCTCATGCCGTCGCATTGATGATGCCGTCACCCCACTGA
- the ispD gene encoding 2-C-methyl-D-erythritol 4-phosphate cytidylyltransferase has product MKVIALIPAAGMGKRMGAGINKQYLLVAGIPIVAHTIAVFDSSPLVDEIYVISPLDEIPYCRSEVVEAHGFAKVRAIVPGGAERQHSVLNGLRAVVSPADDDVVLIHDGVRPFVTAEIIERSIDVALQADGALVAVPVKDTIKVVVDGTIRETPPRANLWQAQTPQAFRYGIIRDAHERAATEEVLGTDDTSLVERLGKEVKVVMGDYRNIKITTPEDMILAEAFLRARETKEE; this is encoded by the coding sequence ATGAAGGTCATAGCCCTGATCCCGGCCGCCGGCATGGGAAAACGGATGGGCGCCGGTATCAACAAGCAGTACCTCCTTGTTGCCGGCATTCCCATCGTTGCGCACACCATAGCAGTCTTCGACTCATCCCCGCTGGTGGACGAGATCTACGTCATCTCTCCCCTGGATGAGATCCCCTACTGCCGGAGCGAGGTTGTGGAGGCGCACGGCTTTGCCAAAGTCAGGGCCATTGTGCCCGGCGGCGCTGAGCGCCAGCATTCGGTACTCAACGGTCTGCGCGCCGTCGTCTCCCCGGCCGACGACGATGTGGTCCTGATTCACGACGGCGTTCGCCCCTTTGTCACGGCAGAGATCATCGAACGGTCCATCGACGTTGCCCTGCAAGCCGACGGCGCCCTGGTGGCGGTGCCGGTCAAGGATACCATCAAGGTGGTTGTCGACGGGACGATCCGGGAAACACCGCCCCGCGCGAACCTCTGGCAGGCCCAGACTCCACAGGCCTTCCGCTACGGGATCATCCGCGACGCCCACGAGCGAGCCGCAACCGAGGAGGTCCTGGGCACGGACGACACCTCGCTGGTGGAGCGGCTCGGCAAAGAGGTCAAGGTCGTCATGGGCGACTACCGGAACATCAAGATTACGACCCCCGAAGACATGATCCTGGCCGAAGCTTTTTTGCGGGCCAGGGAGACGAAAGAGGAGTAA
- a CDS encoding FCD domain-containing protein: protein MKRNIEKHLTLRERILETIRDAIVKGALKPGEKVAEPELAERFGISRTPIREAFRQLESEGYLTVIPRKGAVVTSFSQKDVEEFYAIKSILEGYAARKACQNLSAKEIDKLEAINAKLFQLAEDSDVKQFFKVHNDFHDLFIKAASNDKLCDMIASLVSKFQRLRLASLSLPGRMKVSAQEHEKIIEAFRRKNPAMAEKLVRKTAEYGGRVLTQTGDMSASLKPSERNAMMHMDL, encoded by the coding sequence ATGAAAAGAAATATCGAAAAGCACCTTACGTTGCGCGAACGGATACTGGAGACTATCCGCGACGCCATTGTCAAAGGGGCACTCAAGCCCGGGGAAAAGGTTGCCGAACCGGAACTTGCCGAACGATTCGGCATCAGCCGCACCCCTATCAGGGAGGCATTCCGGCAGCTCGAATCAGAAGGGTACCTTACCGTCATCCCCCGCAAGGGCGCGGTGGTTACCTCCTTTTCCCAGAAGGACGTGGAAGAGTTCTATGCCATCAAGAGCATCCTGGAGGGATATGCGGCCCGCAAGGCGTGCCAGAATCTCAGCGCCAAAGAGATCGACAAACTGGAAGCCATCAATGCCAAACTGTTCCAGCTTGCCGAAGACTCCGACGTGAAACAGTTCTTCAAGGTGCATAACGATTTTCACGACCTGTTCATCAAAGCTGCCAGCAACGATAAGCTCTGCGACATGATCGCCAGCCTGGTCAGCAAGTTCCAGCGCCTCCGCCTCGCCTCCTTAAGCCTCCCCGGCCGCATGAAGGTTTCGGCGCAGGAACACGAAAAGATCATCGAGGCGTTCAGAAGAAAAAATCCGGCCATGGCGGAAAAACTGGTCCGTAAGACCGCGGAATATGGCGGCAGAGTACTTACGCAGACCGGCGACATGAGCGCTTCCCTGAAGCCTTCGGAAAGAAATGCAATGATGCACATGGATCTCTGA